In Schistocerca piceifrons isolate TAMUIC-IGC-003096 chromosome 9, iqSchPice1.1, whole genome shotgun sequence, the following proteins share a genomic window:
- the LOC124717391 gene encoding dnaJ homolog subfamily C member 5-like, with product MSERQGRPEPSHSLYDILQVAPSATEDEIRRAYRRLALRYHPDKNPGDQAASAERFKAVQRAYRVLGDPRRRQLYDLYGSASLAEGFPDGQLWVLTSGWARCLLVAIFLATCCCCGCFCCCYCCCYFCCGLMRPPPVPQYSDLDAVVTSQPVAASSGRELTEYSSLLGARRFTYNAYQPQGAT from the coding sequence ATGTCGGAGCGGCAGGGGCGGCCGGAGCCTAGCCACAGCCTGTACGACATCCTGCAGGTGGCGCCGTCGGCCACGGAGGACGAGATTCGGCGCGCCTACCGGCGGCTGGCCCTGCGCTACCACCCCGACAAGAACCCGGGCGACCAGGCGGCGTCCGCGGAGCGCTTCAAGGCGGTGCAGCGCGCCTACCGCGTGCTGGGCGACCCGCGCCGCCGCCAGCTCTACGACCTGTACGGCTCGGCGTCGCTGGCCGAGGGCTTCCCCGACGGCCAGCTGTGGGTGCTGACGTCCGGCTGGGCGCGCTGCCTGCTCGTCGCCATCTTCCTGGCcacgtgctgctgctgcggctgcttctgctgctgctattGCTGCTGCTACTTCTGCTGCGGCCTGATGCGACCACCGCCCGTGCCGCAGTACAGCGACTTGGACGCCGTCGTGACGTCTCAGCCGGTAGCCGCGTCCTCGGGCCGAGAACTCACAGAGTACAGCAGCCTTCTCGGCGCTCGGAGGTTCACCTACAACGCGTATCAACCGCAGGGCGCTACATAG